From Daphnia pulicaria isolate SC F1-1A chromosome 4, SC_F0-13Bv2, whole genome shotgun sequence, one genomic window encodes:
- the LOC124337067 gene encoding ubiquitin carboxyl-terminal hydrolase 30-like, which yields MLKSFVRQYWLTGAATIAVVASAAYYVAIGEPDNFQNVKKPKNKSRNKLAGLVNEGNTCFINTTLQALASCPIFIWWVDSILAKPSSDATGNCLETTSSLNLTMAVINNQHPTISADLFNTRQLIQSLEKHGWNLKSEEQDAHEFFNMLFTTIDEEINKKSKIVKGISIDEQDTTTVCQSISSSPFRGNLASQLCCLTCGHKSVRYDAFECLSIPLPKLDMRNAFTMLNVQGLLKQFLAAETVGEVQCDNCSVTNGKSVFMKQLSLGKLPQCLCLHIQRCDWTNAGQLTKRQDLVKFSEELNVGNVVYTNRLSGNLKPVTYRLRAVVEHLGMADSGHFVTFRRNAVDGRAKWFYTSDTYIRTATLEEVLKSSPYMLFYERCT from the exons ATGTTAAAGTCATTTGTAAGACAATACTGGTTAACTGGGGCTGCTACAATTGCAGTTGTTGCATCAGCGGCATATTATGTGGCTATTGGGGAGCCAGACAACTTTCAAAATGTGAAGAAGCCGAAGAACAAGTCACGAAACAAATTAGCTGGCCTAGTAAATGAGGGAAATACTTGCTTCATCAACACCACATTACAGGCCTTAGCATCATGTCCCATCTTCATTTGGTGGGTTGATTCAATCTTGGCAAAACCATCATCAGATGCTACAGGAAACTGCCTGGAAACTACTTCTAGCCTAAATTTGACAATGGCTG TCATAAACAATCAGCATCCAACAATTAGTGCTGATTTATTCAACACAAGACAATTAATTCAGTCATTAGAGAAGCATGGCTGGAACCTCAAGTCAGAAGAACAGGATGcacatgaattttttaatatgttGTTTACCACCATTGATGAAGAGATCAACAAGAAAAGCAAAATTGTCAAAGGCATATCAATTGATGAGCAGGATACTACTACTGTATGCCAGTCAATTTCATCTTCACCATTTAGAGGCAACTTGGCTAGTCAACTCTGTTGCTTAACATGTGGGCAcaaa TCTGTCCGCTACGATGCGTTTGAATGTTTATCGATTCCTTTGCCAAAGCTGGACATGCGAAACGCCTTCACGATGCTAAACGTCCAAGGATTATTAAAGCAATTTCTGGCCGCAGAAACTGTAGGTGAGGTGCAGTGTGATAATTGCTCAGTAACGAACGGAAAGAGTGTTTTTATGAAGCAGCTCAGCCTAGGCAAG cTACCCCAATGTCTTTGTCTTCACATTCAGCGTTGCGACTGGACCAATGCAGGCCAACTGACGAAACGTCAGGATTTAGTCAAATTTAGCGAAGAATTAAATGTTGGTAATGTTGTCTACACTAATCGACTCTCTGGAAATTTAAAACCCGTCACTTATCGATTGCGGGCTGTCGTTGAGCATTTGGGAATGGCAGATTCGGGCCATTTTGTCACGTTCCGGCGGAATGCCGTGGACGGCCGCGCAAAATGGTTCTACACTTCCGACACATACATTCGGACAGCTACCCTAGAAGAAGTTCTTAAATCAAGTCCTTACATGCTTTTTTACGAAAGATGTACATAA